A stretch of Exiguobacterium sp. BMC-KP DNA encodes these proteins:
- the hemB gene encoding porphobilinogen synthase: protein MNTLEYARHRRLRHTASLRSLVRENQLHKSDLIYPIFVAEGEDIKREVSSMPGVFNLSLDHLTAEIEEVVALGIESVILFGVPHDHLKDEQGSGAFHDHGIVQEATRLVKKVAPQLTVIADTCLCEYTSTGHCGVVADGTVDNDASLPLHVKTAISQARAGADVIAPSSMMDGFVAAIRQGLDENGFSHIPVMSYGVKYASAYYGPFRDAANSAPGEGDRKGYQMDPANRREAFREATADVDQGADFMIVKPALAFMDIIRDVRERIDLPIVAYNVSGEYAMVKAAALNGWIDEERIVLETMLGFKRAGADLIITYFAKDICRYLEGSK, encoded by the coding sequence ATGAACACATTAGAATACGCACGTCACCGTCGTTTACGTCATACCGCATCACTCCGGTCACTCGTCCGTGAGAACCAATTGCATAAATCGGATTTGATTTATCCGATCTTCGTCGCTGAAGGCGAAGATATCAAACGCGAAGTCAGCTCGATGCCTGGCGTCTTTAACTTATCACTCGATCATCTGACGGCTGAGATTGAAGAAGTCGTCGCACTTGGAATCGAATCCGTCATCTTATTCGGTGTTCCGCACGACCACTTAAAAGACGAGCAAGGATCAGGCGCGTTTCACGATCATGGGATCGTTCAAGAAGCGACACGTCTCGTTAAAAAGGTTGCACCGCAGCTAACGGTCATTGCCGACACATGCTTATGTGAGTATACGTCAACGGGTCACTGTGGTGTCGTCGCGGACGGTACGGTCGATAATGATGCATCATTACCGCTCCACGTCAAAACAGCGATCTCACAAGCGCGCGCGGGTGCTGACGTCATCGCTCCATCATCGATGATGGACGGATTCGTCGCAGCGATTCGCCAAGGGTTGGACGAGAACGGCTTCAGCCATATTCCGGTCATGAGCTATGGCGTTAAATATGCATCTGCTTATTATGGTCCATTCCGTGACGCGGCGAACTCGGCACCAGGAGAAGGCGACCGAAAAGGTTATCAAATGGATCCAGCAAACCGTCGTGAAGCGTTCCGCGAAGCAACAGCGGACGTTGATCAAGGAGCGGACTTCATGATCGTCAAACCAGCGCTTGCGTTCATGGACATCATTCGTGATGTGCGCGAACGAATCGATTTACCGATTGTCGCCTATAACGTATCAGGTGAGTATGCCATGGTGAAAGCAGCAGCCTTAAACGGTTGGATCGATGAAGAACGAATCGTCCTTGAGACGATGCTTGGCTTTAAACGAGCAGGCGCTGATTTAATCATCACCTATTTTGCAAAAGACATTTGTCGTTACCTGGAGGGGTCGAAATGA
- a CDS encoding uroporphyrinogen-III synthase, translating to MTYKQVLFTGSRPPTNEQVARLRAFAIESVHYPVIETRPVSFTLPQGIDWLVVTSPNGVHRIADALSELTQTKIAVVGRKTADVLLKYGRQADFIPSTFTGDALVEELVPHLSDDDHIVFARGNRSRQAPVDQLRKLNRFTIEDIITYETVTRRLPEALVRTATYIGLQSPSAVEAIAPLVPQTIFIVIGTITEQAAKAAGLQPIHVAREFTVDGMIDRIIEEESA from the coding sequence ATGACTTATAAGCAGGTTCTGTTTACAGGGAGTCGGCCACCGACGAACGAGCAGGTGGCTCGACTACGCGCATTTGCGATTGAGAGTGTACACTATCCGGTCATTGAAACGCGACCCGTTTCGTTTACGTTGCCTCAGGGAATTGATTGGCTCGTCGTGACGAGTCCGAATGGTGTCCACCGGATTGCTGACGCGTTGTCTGAATTAACACAGACCAAGATCGCGGTCGTCGGTCGAAAGACGGCAGACGTGCTTTTAAAGTACGGACGACAAGCTGATTTCATACCTTCGACTTTTACAGGAGATGCGCTCGTCGAAGAACTTGTGCCACACTTATCTGACGATGATCACATCGTGTTTGCGCGCGGAAATCGGTCGCGTCAAGCGCCAGTCGATCAGTTACGGAAACTGAATCGATTCACGATTGAAGATATCATCACCTATGAAACCGTCACACGTCGACTACCTGAAGCACTTGTCAGAACTGCTACCTATATTGGACTGCAGAGTCCTTCTGCTGTCGAAGCGATTGCGCCGTTAGTCCCACAGACGATATTCATCGTCATCGGGACGATCACGGAGCAAGCAGCAAAAGCAGCCGGACTTCAACCGATCCATGTCGCCCGTGAATTCACGGTTGATGGCATGATTGATCGTATCATTGAGGAGGAATCAGCATGA
- the hemC gene encoding hydroxymethylbilane synthase translates to MRKIIVGSRSSKLAMTQTKWVIDQLKQAGAPYEFEIKNIITKGDRILDVTLSKVGGKGLFVKEIEQQMIDEEIDFAVHSMKDLPSELPDGLIIGATPARVDARDALITKTGEGLASLPEGAIVGTSSLRRGSQLLKLRPDLKIESIRGNIDTRLDKLKNGPFDGILLAAAGLQRMGWSEDVVSEYLSTEDMIPAVGQGILGIECREHDQEVRDLLHLIHDQMTEKVAYAERAFLAAIEGSCHVPVGGFATINEDMSTTLVGFIGSVDGEQILLERESGLDPMQLGQDVAERLLASGGREILATLPDDL, encoded by the coding sequence ATGCGAAAAATCATTGTTGGATCGCGAAGCTCGAAGCTAGCGATGACACAGACGAAATGGGTCATTGACCAGTTGAAACAAGCCGGCGCACCGTATGAGTTCGAAATCAAGAACATCATCACAAAAGGGGACCGCATTTTGGATGTGACGCTCTCGAAAGTCGGCGGAAAAGGATTATTCGTAAAAGAGATCGAACAGCAGATGATTGATGAAGAAATCGATTTTGCCGTTCATAGCATGAAGGATTTACCTTCTGAATTGCCAGACGGTCTTATCATCGGTGCAACACCGGCACGTGTTGATGCCCGTGATGCCTTGATCACGAAAACAGGAGAAGGTCTTGCTTCCTTGCCGGAAGGTGCGATCGTTGGTACGAGTAGCTTACGTCGCGGATCGCAATTGCTAAAACTCCGCCCTGATTTAAAAATCGAATCGATTCGTGGAAACATTGATACACGACTCGATAAATTAAAAAATGGTCCGTTTGACGGGATTCTGCTTGCAGCAGCTGGTCTACAACGGATGGGTTGGTCTGAAGACGTCGTTTCGGAATATCTTTCAACAGAAGACATGATTCCAGCCGTCGGTCAAGGGATCCTCGGTATCGAATGTCGGGAACATGACCAAGAAGTACGTGATCTCTTGCACCTGATCCATGATCAGATGACAGAAAAAGTGGCTTACGCAGAGCGTGCTTTCCTAGCAGCGATCGAAGGTAGCTGCCATGTTCCTGTTGGTGGATTCGCAACGATCAACGAAGACATGTCAACGACACTTGTCGGATTCATTGGATCTGTTGATGGAGAGCAAATCTTACTCGAGCGCGAATCAGGTCTTGATCCGATGCAACTCGGTCAAGATGTGGCCGAACGTTTGCTTGCTTCGGGTGGTCGTGAGATTCTCGCGACACTTCCGGATGACTTATAA